The following are from one region of the Flexistipes sp. genome:
- a CDS encoding PAS domain-containing protein, with protein MSRLFVDILKKFFLITTVPLLLLFLLYFFNMRSFYFNNIEESISKDISTQKESIKSKLESIRKMAKLALYLNGQGSDDGFSHLKGLFYQFSEFNEMVVYTDSGDILFGLNKYYIFQPENFSINESPEMFYKNGDYYMMQRIELANSNLNLEYTISARKFFLKFAMKMPEDYNFIVLNRKNELMFHNKLPLTKSEQKHVKNLVDELEKNKEAGNEYTIYQENSVAKIFNFSGYPFKIGIEVDNKVIFGKFSSDILNFGLMLLILIVAEIIATYVMTKRLLKPINTINKMSANMESGETGLDILNMPKNELGDLMVNIHSAADRIKNLLKEKDVQHKEILSLYNENRRQLEKLDNLLNSVVDGVYVVNSELKVTYINDSELSFLGMKREDVVGQNCYGILFGRESPCRFCPLVENNIRDNVSVNDITMAELGRSYDEREYVNIYFVPFGDDEYIVSIHDITEIKKAFNEIAEKESLLSNIFDSSEDMIFFKDLNGVYVKTNEAFDSIFGLMKDYAMGKTDYEIFDGSMAKEFIDFDKEVINTGSSVKKEESFISSQGSPVYLETFKTVVKGESGESLGILGMGRDITERKNLEKELSREKDKLLITLRSIGDGVIVTDYNQNVEMLNDVAVELTGYSEREAKGKHIKDIFHIISEKTGEEIENPVEKCMETKSICQLENHTLLINKDEYPVVIADSAAPIIYDNLVIGAVLVFRDETEKRQIQSEMIKKQKLESVGVLAGGIAHDFNNILTAMSTYNTLLDMSTSEEDKAKKYVKNMSKLISRAEFLSNRLLTFAKGGAPVKQSTDVYSIIKETIDFVLAGTEIDYVINESEDLWKAEADPNQIAQVFHNILINARHAIEGEGLIKVNLENRIIEKDTNILQKGEYVLISIEDNGKGISKEHLERIFEPFYTSKSDGSGLGLSIAYSVVKNHDGHIYVESEEGKGTTFYIYLKAFG; from the coding sequence ATGAGTAGGCTTTTTGTAGATATTTTGAAAAAATTTTTTCTGATTACAACAGTTCCGCTGCTTCTTCTTTTTCTTCTATATTTTTTCAACATGAGATCATTTTACTTTAACAATATTGAAGAAAGTATTTCCAAGGACATTTCCACACAAAAGGAAAGTATAAAATCAAAATTAGAGTCCATCCGGAAAATGGCCAAATTAGCCCTCTATTTAAACGGACAGGGTTCCGATGATGGCTTTAGTCATCTGAAAGGGCTTTTTTACCAGTTTAGCGAATTCAACGAGATGGTTGTTTATACCGACAGCGGTGACATTTTGTTTGGTCTGAACAAATATTACATCTTTCAGCCTGAGAATTTCAGTATTAATGAGTCACCCGAAATGTTCTATAAAAACGGTGATTACTATATGATGCAGAGAATTGAACTTGCAAACAGCAATCTCAATTTGGAATATACCATTTCGGCCAGAAAGTTTTTCCTCAAATTTGCCATGAAGATGCCTGAGGATTACAACTTCATTGTTTTGAACAGGAAAAATGAATTAATGTTTCACAACAAGTTACCCTTAACAAAATCTGAACAGAAACATGTGAAAAATTTGGTTGATGAGCTTGAAAAAAATAAAGAAGCCGGCAATGAATATACAATTTACCAGGAGAATTCGGTAGCCAAAATTTTTAATTTTTCAGGCTATCCCTTTAAGATAGGCATTGAGGTGGATAACAAGGTCATATTCGGGAAATTTTCCTCGGATATTCTTAATTTCGGACTAATGCTTTTGATTTTAATTGTGGCTGAAATCATTGCCACTTATGTGATGACAAAGAGGCTTTTAAAGCCGATAAATACAATTAATAAGATGTCTGCAAATATGGAAAGCGGAGAAACAGGTCTTGATATTTTAAATATGCCCAAAAATGAGCTGGGTGATCTGATGGTGAATATTCATTCGGCAGCCGACAGGATAAAAAATCTCCTTAAAGAGAAAGATGTGCAGCATAAAGAGATTTTGTCCCTTTACAATGAAAACAGAAGGCAGCTGGAAAAACTGGATAATCTTTTAAACAGTGTGGTGGACGGCGTTTATGTCGTTAACAGTGAGCTGAAAGTAACTTATATCAATGATTCCGAACTTTCTTTTCTTGGTATGAAAAGAGAGGATGTTGTTGGACAAAACTGTTATGGAATACTTTTTGGCAGAGAATCACCCTGCCGATTTTGTCCGCTCGTTGAAAACAATATCAGAGATAACGTCTCAGTTAATGATATAACTATGGCAGAGCTTGGCAGAAGTTATGATGAAAGAGAATATGTAAACATCTATTTTGTACCCTTTGGGGATGATGAGTATATTGTAAGTATTCACGATATTACAGAAATCAAAAAGGCTTTTAATGAAATAGCCGAGAAGGAAAGCCTTCTTTCCAACATATTTGATTCTTCAGAAGATATGATTTTCTTTAAGGATTTAAACGGTGTGTATGTGAAGACCAATGAAGCTTTTGACAGTATTTTCGGACTGATGAAGGATTATGCAATGGGTAAAACGGATTATGAAATTTTTGACGGCAGCATGGCAAAAGAATTCATCGATTTTGATAAAGAGGTAATAAATACCGGCAGTTCGGTCAAAAAGGAAGAAAGTTTTATATCCAGTCAGGGCAGCCCGGTTTATCTGGAAACGTTTAAGACTGTTGTGAAAGGTGAGTCGGGAGAAAGTCTGGGTATTCTCGGTATGGGCAGGGACATCACTGAGCGAAAAAATCTTGAAAAAGAACTCAGCCGTGAAAAGGACAAGCTTCTCATTACTCTGCGGAGTATCGGCGACGGGGTTATTGTGACGGACTATAATCAAAATGTTGAGATGCTTAATGATGTTGCGGTTGAGCTGACCGGCTATTCTGAAAGAGAGGCAAAGGGGAAACATATAAAGGATATATTTCATATCATCAGCGAAAAGACAGGAGAGGAAATCGAAAATCCTGTGGAGAAATGTATGGAAACCAAAAGCATATGCCAGCTTGAGAATCATACGCTGCTGATAAATAAAGATGAATATCCTGTAGTTATTGCTGACAGTGCCGCTCCTATAATCTATGATAATCTTGTTATCGGTGCTGTTTTGGTTTTCAGAGATGAAACAGAAAAAAGACAGATACAGTCGGAGATGATTAAAAAACAGAAGCTGGAATCCGTCGGTGTGCTGGCCGGCGGCATAGCACATGATTTTAACAATATACTGACTGCTATGTCCACATACAATACTCTGCTGGATATGTCTACTTCTGAAGAGGACAAAGCAAAGAAATATGTGAAAAATATGTCTAAGCTCATCAGCAGGGCTGAATTCCTTTCAAACAGACTTTTGACATTTGCCAAAGGCGGAGCACCTGTAAAACAATCAACAGATGTTTATTCAATTATTAAAGAAACTATAGATTTTGTTCTGGCGGGAACAGAAATTGATTACGTAATAAATGAGAGTGAAGACCTTTGGAAAGCTGAAGCTGACCCCAATCAGATTGCGCAGGTCTTTCACAATATTTTGATTAATGCAAGACATGCAATTGAAGGTGAAGGTTTAATAAAAGTTAATCTTGAAAACAGGATTATTGAAAAGGATACAAATATTTTGCAAAAGGGGGAATATGTACTCATTTCAATTGAGGATAATGGAAAAGGGATAAGCAAAGAACATCTTGAGAGGATATTTGAGCCTTTTTACACATCGAAAAGTGACGGAAGCGGACTCGGGCTTTCAATAGCTTATTCCGTGGTAAAAAATCACGACGGGCACATATATGTGGAATCGGAAGAGGGTAAGGGGACAACTTTTTATATTTACCTTAAAGCATTCGGCTAA